The window TTAGCAGACGAAAAAAAATTAGAAAATAAAGAAGAAAAAGTTTTTTTACCTATTCCAGAAAATTTTGTTGAGGATATAGTAGCAAATTATGAAAAAAGACTTGAACAATTAGAAGAGGTAAAAAACAGGATAAAAGAAAGTGGGTGGCTAAATGAAACTTAATATCTTATGGAATAAAAATGATAAGCTAGGCCTTGCCCTTTCTGGCGGAGTAGATTCAGTAGTTTTATTTCATCTGCTTATTGATAAATATAAGGATAGCTACAAGGAACTTGTGGTCTTTCATATAAATCACGGTCTGCGTACAGAATCTTATAAAGAAGCTACTTTTGTAGAAAGTCTAGCTCAAAAAAATAAGGTAAAATTTTATAAAAAAGAATTACACCTAAAAGAAAAATCAAAAGAACAGCATATTTCCGAAGAAATGCAAGCTCGCTCTTTACGTTATCAAGCCTTTGAAGAATTTGCTGGACTTGAGAATGTAAGTAAGCTAGTAACTGCCCACCACAGAAATGACTGTGTAGAAAATATTATATTAAGACTATTCTCAGGTAGAACCATAGATTACAGATTATCAATAGAAGAAGCTACTATTATAAATAATATTGAAATTTTAAGACCCATGCTAAATATATCCAAGCAAGATATAGAAAAATATGCAAGTCAACACAATATAAAATTTTATCAGGATATGACTAATTTTGATACAGACTATACAAGAAACTATGTTAGGCACAAGATAGTTCCCCATCTAGCAGCTATTAACAAGGGTGCTGAAGAAAATTTATTAGAATTTGCTACTTATTACAATGATTTGAATGATTTGGTTAGGCTTAACACCTTATCTAAATTCATACCCCACATCAATAAAATTAATGATAGCAAATACCAAATTAATCTAGCGGATTTTGATATTTTACATAATATTGAAAAATATTTTCTTATTAACTATATTATCAACGAAAAATTTAATAATTTTAATGTCAGCAGGCGGGCAATATTTACAGCCTTAAAAAATTTAGCTAGTAAAAAAGCTAATATTAGCCTAGATTTAAAAGAAAATATTAAATTAATCAAAGAATATCAAAGTATAAGTGTATGTAAAATAGAAAAAAAATGTTATAATAATAGGATAG of the Gemella sp. zg-570 genome contains:
- the tilS gene encoding tRNA lysidine(34) synthetase TilS, which gives rise to MKLNILWNKNDKLGLALSGGVDSVVLFHLLIDKYKDSYKELVVFHINHGLRTESYKEATFVESLAQKNKVKFYKKELHLKEKSKEQHISEEMQARSLRYQAFEEFAGLENVSKLVTAHHRNDCVENIILRLFSGRTIDYRLSIEEATIINNIEILRPMLNISKQDIEKYASQHNIKFYQDMTNFDTDYTRNYVRHKIVPHLAAINKGAEENLLEFATYYNDLNDLVRLNTLSKFIPHINKINDSKYQINLADFDILHNIEKYFLINYIINEKFNNFNVSRRAIFTALKNLASKKANISLDLKENIKLIKEYQSISVCKIEKKCYNNRIEILANDIYDGFSCDFGDYKIIITRDNNKAELGFNQSDLPLLLAPKQDGDTIKRGNIHKKIARIFIDEKIPKSLRDRLPVVKNKEGQALGVLGIGSKISKNSKYDYYLRLLKG